The genomic interval AAATATATtagatattctttttttttttgagtctttttttctggtttttcaGAAAGTGCCATCGAGACTCAGCCTGAGTTTGACTCAGCGAGTCTGGAGACGAGTTTCTCTCCCAGAGAGCGACCTGGAGGACGGAGAAGGACCGCCTCTGGCTCCTCCCCCCAGGGCTCCTCCTCCTCGGTCCTCCCCAGTCCAGGTGGCGGCGTGCCGTCGGGGTCCCTACGAGCAGCCGCACTCCTCCACGATCATGTTCTGGATGTCCTTCTTGATGATCTTCTGGTCCTCGTCGTAGTAGAGCATGGACATGGCCCGTAGCCGGGTGGGCACGCAGCACGACTTCAGGTTCTTGAAGGGGCTGTGGCCCAGCATGCGGTAGTGGCTGATGACGGTGGAGTGGAAGGACAGCGTGGAGCCGGCGATGCTCGCCACGTGGGAGGGGCACTCGCCCTCGCAGTAGTTGGCGTGGTAGCCCGACGGCGCGATGATCCAGTCGCTCCAGCCGATGTCCTTGAAGTTGACGTAGAACTGCCTCTTGCAGCAGACTCTCACCTTGCCGTCGCACTCCAGCCCGCGCTTCCTGCGCCGCCGGGAGTCGGCGGCGTCGCCCTGCCGCACCACGGCCATGAGGAAGGGCCGGTGGGACTGCTCCCTCTGGCCGCCGCGCTGCGCCGCCTCGGAGCCGCCCGACACCAGCACCAGCGTGGCGCCGGCGTCGGCGCAGAGCGGGCAGGACACCCGCAGGCGCAGCGTGGTGCTCCGCTCGCTCTCCAGCAGCGCCTGCACCGCCGGAGACACGGGGAAGGTGTGCCAGCCGCTGCGCCGGGTGTCCACGGTCTTCTCCGCCAGGAGGACGTCGTCCTGCGGCGCCGCGGGCCGTTCGTTGGGGAGGAGGCGCTGCTGGAAGAGGCGGATGGTGACCTTGGCGCGGCTGCGGTTGGTCTTGGCCAGGCGGAGGAAGAGCCAGACGTTGGCCTGTTCCACCAGGGACATGTCTCCTCCTTCTTTAGAGAGGACGAAGTTCACCACGCCCTGGGAGTCACCTGAGGGGACAGGTAGAGAACAGCCTCAGTTACTGTCGACCTTCAGCGGGTCCAACTAGACTATAATGCATTTATGCCTTAGTTACGGTAGCGGCCCGCAGAGCGGAGGAGAAAGTTAGACATGCGACGCAAAGAGAAATCTCCGTGTTTAAACCCACAAACTGCCGGTAGCAGCAAACACACCATTGATCGCCATGAGAGACAGTGAACGCCTCGCCGGCCCTGAGTCTGCCACCACCAACACTCTCATCACGTCTGAGAAACACGTTCTGCTGACTCAGCAGCAGCTAATGGATGCCACCAGGACCTGTGCGGTCGTCCCTGCAGGTCTAAAAGTGAAACAACTCTGaacgttcctcctcctcctctgcagaaCCTGCAGCTCCATGGTTCCCTGGAGGCTGCAGGCCGGGCAGCCAGCTAACAGCCACGCTCTCAGCTCTGCCTCGTGGGCACCGCAGAACTCCAGTCACGACTTCAGAGTTTATGAATGTCAGCGATGCTCAGTTAGACGGTGTGAATGGgcgacgtgtgtgtgtgtgtgtgagggggcgGCCGGTCCATTAGAGCGCCTTAAGCGGCGGTTCGGAGGCGATTATCTCACTTAGATCATCGTCACCTccagcagacagaaaataaccGGTCCTGTTCATTCATCCTTTCTGAGAAAAGGCACTGCTGgggtccaggttctggttccgCTGCTGCAGAGCAAACGGTTTATTCTGTCGGGTTCAGCATCGCTGATGACCTCTGAGATGATGAAGAGCAGCTCTCAGCTGTGACATCAGGATCTCCTGAGTTCCTGTTCTGATGAGAATGTTCCCTCTGAAGGCTTTATCGCTCAGTCGGAACCAAACTACTGGACCTCTGTGcagaagcagagagaaaactGCAGTCGGACCCGTTCTGCTGCAGGGAACTAACGGACCAGGAGGTTCTGAAAGCCCTGAATGCAAAGGAAAGGAACCCAGAAGACAATAAAGTGCGTGAGAGCAATGTCTGGCAGAAGAGCCGAGCGCTTCTCATTTTTCTCATGAACTTCTGCTCGGGCCGTAATGAAAACAGTCTGAACAAGGCATCCCATAATTGTCTGTCGCTGCGGGAGATTTGAAGCCGCTCCAGATGCAGATTCTGTGGATGGCTGCCGTTAAATCATTCCGATGATCTGCGGCTCTTTGTGGGCCCACTCACCACCGAGAGAACACAATAATCAGAGGTTCTGACAGCGTTCCACAGGGATTAACTCCAGCGCCTGAAGAATGTAGAGACTCTGAAACATCTCTGGGTTCTGGATCAGTGGGTTCCACCTTCAGAGGATCGGACCACCAGTGGACCGGTCCTTTAGTTCTGATGATTCTGATGATTCTGGCTTCAGAGAATGGACTAAGAAAACTAGAATATTGTAGAgaaattgaaatatatatatagaatatagaATATCCTAATCAACAAATTAACTCTTGGTTTCCAGAACCTCTAGATggtctcagtctgggtcagcagGCGGTACcataatgggggggggggggggtctgctgactggacagaggTCCAGAAGACAGACCCGGTTCCCTCCACAGGGAGGAACCAGCTGCTGTTCTCAGAGAGCTGATCCTGATGTATTTACAGagagttgagtggaaggaaaacgtgtgGCAGGAAAAGGAGGAACCGCAGGATTAGACAGAAC from Fundulus heteroclitus isolate FHET01 chromosome 21, MU-UCD_Fhet_4.1, whole genome shotgun sequence carries:
- the inhbaa gene encoding inhibin subunit beta Aa yields the protein MSVVPLLGWALLVLVQIHSSGSSSDLPSRHQPLSLMVQSPADTSSAHCPSCALARMRRNDGVTAADGDPLALEEETAAQQDVVEAVKRHILNMLHLQARPNITRPVPRAALLNALRKLHVGRVAEDGSVQIEGQEEEVRGRGGQGGGKGGGAAAGDDAPETTEIITFAEAGDSQGVVNFVLSKEGGDMSLVEQANVWLFLRLAKTNRSRAKVTIRLFQQRLLPNERPAAPQDDVLLAEKTVDTRRSGWHTFPVSPAVQALLESERSTTLRLRVSCPLCADAGATLVLVSGGSEAAQRGGQREQSHRPFLMAVVRQGDAADSRRRRKRGLECDGKVRVCCKRQFYVNFKDIGWSDWIIAPSGYHANYCEGECPSHVASIAGSTLSFHSTVISHYRMLGHSPFKNLKSCCVPTRLRAMSMLYYDEDQKIIKKDIQNMIVEECGCS